In the Juglans microcarpa x Juglans regia isolate MS1-56 chromosome 6D, Jm3101_v1.0, whole genome shotgun sequence genome, one interval contains:
- the LOC121234267 gene encoding LOW QUALITY PROTEIN: lysine-specific demethylase REF6-like (The sequence of the model RefSeq protein was modified relative to this genomic sequence to represent the inferred CDS: inserted 1 base in 1 codon): protein MGASEATHEVLSWLKTLPLAPEYHPTLAEFQDPISYIFKIEKEASKFGICKIVPPVPSSPKKTAIANLNRSLAARNPGSNPKTLPTFTTRQQQIGFCPRRPRPVQRPVWQSGEYYTFQDFEAKAKAFEKSYLKKCPKRGTSPSALEIETLYWKATVDKPFSVEYANDMPGSAFVPFSPKKSREAGWEGLSLGETAWNMRGVSRSNGSLLRFMKEEIPGXTSPMLYVAMMFSWFAWHVEDHDLHSLNYLHMGAGKTWYGVPREAAVAFEEVVRVHGYGGEVNPLVTFSILGEKTTVMSPEVFISAGVPCCRLVQNAGEFVVTFPRAYHTGFSHGFNCGEAANIATPEWLRVAKDAAIRRASINYPPMVSHFQLLYDLALALCSRIPVGINEPRSSRLKDKKKGEGETVVKELFVQSVAQNNDLLYILGKGSSVVLLPQSSSDISVCSKLRVGSQLRVNPSSTPGLCSSKEVVNMKSSSLVSDDLVLDKNQGIGQMKGFVPVKRNFVSVYERNRLSSLSRFSNICSSNSKILNRDSERGSTIQCDGLSDQRLFSCVTCGILSFACVAIIQPTEPASRYLMSADCSFFSDWVAGSGITGDGYTIAGVDAITSDQNTGTERMEKIVPRGYCDVPLQSADYQIQMADQSYKAVSNSESRRDTSALGLLALNYGNSSDSEEDQSEPDFPTSADETKSTNCLSESMHRGDNSGFPPMQDCPHNATGVFSLSLSGNGGVEETHSPHTFDCYSQHGRRGTNLNDGNHRTSDHSVEFKTDDPTSIKLNGFVGTFSDPMTIWHNNSDHSPHVHDAEKTMFGKAIAPIENANMSLAPRSDEDSSRMHVFCLEHAVEVEQQLRPIGGVHILLLCHPEYAKIEAEAKLLGEELGIDCHWNNTTFRNATKEDENRIRSALNSQEAIHGNGDWAVKLGINLFYSANLSHSTLYSKQMPYNFVIYNAFGRSSPSSSPRKRNVCRRSGRQKKFVSGKWCGKVWMSHQVHPLLAKGDPDYEEEEKEDRSFRTRTIPDEKLERISESNPKSEVTMVTRKYSRKRKMTVESGTTKKAKCVGQEDAVSDYSVEDNSHQKHRRTLRGKPAKSMERDDAVSDDSLKFNSRQPQRRTSKSKEAYSDEREDDAVSDDSLEHSCHQQRRRICSGKRPKFFEKEYAISDGSLGNNLHQHDRRIGRSKIEKEEFSDDSLEVNSDLQIRRLSRNQAKCIEREDGAMDDSFGDIPHQQHRRVPKIKEAKGIEREDLVSNIPLDSNSYQQHRRIIRNKQTKLGTRENVKKETPLLLKQGPSWATKQVTCQVMKKGTPKQMKQQTSRRRNNQSHQDASQFGLYVKESIEGGPSTRLRKRTPKLQKESEARAKEKQQTSRKKVKKNASAVKTLAGNNNAKAGEEAEFLCDIEGCTMSFGSKQELTWHKRNICPVKGCGKKFFSHKYLVQHRRVHMDDRPLKCPWKGCKMTFKWAWARTEHIRVHTGARPYVCGETGCGQTFRFVSDFSRHKRKTGHSAKKGRG, encoded by the exons ATGGGAGCCTCGGAGGCTACTCACGAGGTGCTTTCATGGCTCAAAACCCTACCTTTGGCCCCAGAGTACCACCCCACTCTAGCAGAGTTCCAAGATCCGATTTCCTACATTTTCAAGATCGAGAAGGAGGCTTCCAAGTTCGGAATCTGCAAAATCGTTCCCCCAGTACCTTCCTCCCCGAAGAAGACAGCAATTGCCAATCTCAACCGGTCCCTCGCCGCCCGGAACCCTGGCTCCAACCCCAAAACCCTGCCCACATTCACCACCCGGCAGCAGCAGATCGGGTTCTGCCCGAGGAGGCCCCGTCCCGTGCAGAGGCCCGTGTGGCAGAGCGGCGAGTACTATACGTTTCAAGATTTCGAGGCTAAAGCCAAGGCCTTCGAGAAGAGCTACCTGAAGAAATGTCCCAAGAGAGGGACTTCCCCTTCGGCTCTGGAAATCGAAACCCTTTATTGGAAAGCCACCGTGGACAAGCCCTTTTCCGTTGAGTACGCCAATGACATGCCCGGGTCGGCTTTCGTGCCGTTTAGTCCGAAGAAGAGCAGGGAGGCAGGGTGGGAGGGTCTGAGCCTCGGCGAGACCGCTTGGAATATGAGAGGGGTGTCCAGGTCAAATGGGTCTTTGTTGAGGTTCATGAAGGAGGAGATTCCGG TTACATCCCCGATGTTGTACGTAGCTATGATGTTTAGCTGGTTTGCTTGGCACGTGGAGGATCACGACCTACACAGCTTGAACTACTTGCATATGGGGGCCGGGAAGACCTGGTATGGCGTGCCGAGAGAAGCTGCGGTTGCATTCGAGGAGGTGGTCAGAGTTCATGGCTATGGAGGAGAAGTCAATCCTCTTG TTACCTTTTCTATTCTTGGGGAAAAGACCACAGTGATGTCTCCTGAAGTATTTATTAGTGCAGGGGTGCCATGTTGCAG GTTAGTGCAAAATGCTGGGGAATTTGTTGTCACTTTTCCGAGAGCCTATCATACAGGGTTCAGTCACG GATTTAATTGTGGGGAGGCAGCTAATATTGCAACTCCTGAATGGTTGAGGGTCGCCAAAGATGCTGCTATCCGAAGAGCTTCTATCAATTATCCTCCCATGGTGTCTCATTTTCAGTTACTTTATGATCTTGCACTGGCGTTATGTTCAAG AATACCTGTGGGCATCAATGAACCACGAAGTTCTCGACTGAAGGATAAGAAAAAAGGTGAAGGAGAAACGGTAGTTAAAGAGCTATTTGTGCAGAGCGTGGCACAGAATAACGACCTGCTTTACATTCTTGGAAAAGGGTCTTCAGTTGTACTTCTTCCACAAAGTTCTTCTGACATATCTGTTTGTTCGAAATTACGTGTTGGATCCCAGTTAAGGGTAAACCCCAGCTCGACCCCTGGTTTATGCAGTTCTAAGGAAGTTGTGAACATGAAATCCTCGAGTCTAGTTTCTGATGATCTTGTGCTAGACAAGAACCAGGGAATCGGGCAAATGAAAGGTTTTGTTCCggtgaaaagaaattttgtctCTGTGTACGAGAGGAACAGATTATCCTCATTAAGCAGGTTTAGTAATATATGCTCCTCGAATTCTAAGATACTGAATAGAGACAGTGAAAGAGGAAGTACAATTCAATGTGATGGGTTGTCAGATCAGAGACTGTTTTCGTGCGTCACATGTGGAATTCTAAGCTTTGCTTGTGTCGCCATCATTCAACCCACAGAACCAGCATCTAGATACCTTATGTCAGCTGATTGTAGCTTCTTTAGTGATTGGGTTGCAGGTTCTGGAATAACTGGTGATGGGTATACCATCGCTGGTGTGGATGCAATTACTTCTGATCAGAATACTGGTACAG AGCGGATGGAGAAAATTGTACCCCGTGGTTATTGTGATGTTCCTCTTCAATCTGCTGATTACCAAATTCAGATGGCAGATCAAAGTTATAAAGCAGTTTCAAATTCTGAATCACGGAGAGATACTTCTGCTCTTGGCTTACTAGCTTTAAATTACGGGAATTCATCCGACTCTGAGGAGGATCAGTCTGAACCAGATTTTCCTACATCCGCTGATGAAACTAAGTCGACGAATTGTTTATCAGAAAGTATGCATCGGGGTGATAACTCTGGTTTCCCTCCTATGCAAGACTGCCCCCATAATGCAACTGGGGTTTTCAGCCTCTCATTATCTGGAAACGGTGGTGTGGAGGAAACCCATTCTCCCCATACTTTTGATTGTTATTCTCAACATGGACGTAGAGGCACCAATCTCAATGATGGAAATCATCGAACTTCTGACCATTCTGTTGAGTTTAAAACCGATGATCCTACTTCCATAAAATTAAATGGATTTGTGGGTACATTTAGTGATCCAATGACAATATGGCATAATAATTCAGATCATTCTCCACATGTCCATGATGCTGAGAAAACTATGTTTGGCAAGGCAATTGCACCAATAGAGAATGCAAACATGTCATTAGCTCCAAGATCGGACGAAGACTCTTCTAGAATGCATGTCTTCTGTCTCGAGCATGCTGTAGAAGTAGAACAGCAACTCCGCCCAATAGGAGGAGTACATATATTGCTCCTTTGTCATCCAG AGTATGCCAAGATAGAGGCTGAAGCAAAGTTGCTTGGAGAAGAGTTGGGAATTGATTGTCACTGGAACAATACAACATTCAGGAATGCCACCAAAGAGGATGAGAATAGGATCCGGTCAGCTCTTAATAGTCAGGAAGCTATTCATGGGAATGGGGATTGGGCTGTAAAGCTGGGGATTAATCTGTTTTACAGTGCCAACCTCAGCCACTCTACTCTTTATAGTAAGCAGATGCCTTacaattttgttatatataatgcatTTGGTCGTAGTTCTCCATCTAGCTCGCCCAGAAAACGTAATGTCTGCAGGAGGTCTGGCAGGCAGAAAAAATTCGTGTCAGGGAAATGGTGTGGAAAAGTCTGGATGTCGCATCAGGTTCATCCCCTTTTAGCAAAAGGGGATCCTGactatgaagaagaagaaaaagaagatagaagCTTCCGAACTAGGACCATTCCAGATGAGAAGCTTGAGAGAATATCAGAAAGCAACCCCAAAAGTGAGGTGACCATGGTTACTAGAAAGTATAGTAGGAAGAGAAAGATGACGGTAGAAAGTGGAACTACCAAAAAAGCCAAATGTGTTGGTCAAGAAGATGCAGTTTCAGATTATTCAGTAGAAGATAATTCTCACCAGAAGCATAGGAGGACCCTTAGAGGCAAGCCAGCTAAATCCATGGAGAGAGATGATGCAGTTTCAGATGATTCATTGAAGTTTAATTCTCGTCAGCCACAAAGGAGGACCTCTAAAAGTAAGGAAGCCTattctgatgagagagaggatGATGCTGTTTCAGATGATTCACTGGAGCATAGTTGTCATCAGCAGCGTAGAAGGATTTGTAGTGGCAAGCGACCCAAATTTTTTGAGAAAGAATATGCAATTTCAGACGGTTCACTAGGAAATAATCTTCATCAGCATGATAGGAGGATTGGTAGAAGCaaaattgagaaagaagagtTTTCTGATGATTCCCTGGAGGTTAATTCTGATCTGCAGATTAGGAGGCTTTCTAGGAATCAAGCCAAATGCATTGAGAGAGAAGATGGAGCTATGGATGATTCATTTGGAGATATTCCACATCAGCAGCACAGGAGGGTTCCTAAAATCAAGGAAGCCAAAGGAATTGAGAGAGAAGATTTGGTTTCAAATATTCCACTGGACAGCAATTCTTATCAGCAGCACCGGAGGATTATAAGAAACAAGCAAACGAAACTGGGGACTCGTGAGAACGTGAAGAAAGAGACCCCACTCCTTCTTAAACAAGGGCCTTCTTGGGCTACAAAACAGGTGACTTGTCAGGTAATGAAAAAGGGGACCCCTAAGCAAATGAAACAACAGACTTCTCGGCGTCGGAATAATCAATCTCACCAGGATGCTAGCCAGTTTGGTCTATATGTTAAAGAGAGCATAGAAGGCGGACCTAGCACACGCCTTAGGAAGAGAACCCCAAAGCTCCAAAAAGAGTCTGAAGCCAGAGCAAAAGAGAAGCAGCAAACAAGTAGGAAAAAGGTTAAGAAGAATGCTTCAGCTGTGAAGACTCTGGCTGGGAACAATAATGCAAAGGCAGGGGAGGAAGCAGAATTCCTGTGCGACATTGAGGGGTGCACCATGAGTTTTGGCTCAAAACAAGAGCTCACCTGGCATAAAAGAAACATCTGTCCAGTCAAGGGTTGTGGAAAGAAGTTCTTCTCGCATAAATATCTGGTGCAGCACCGTCGAGTTCACATGGATGATCGCCCCCTTAAGTGCCCTTGGAAGGGCTGCAAGATGACATTCAAGTGGGCATGGGCTCGCACTGAACACATTAGGGTTCATACAGGTGCTCGCCCTTACGTGTGTGGCGAGACAGGCTGTGGGCAGACATTCCGATTTGTGTCAGATTTCAGTCGCCACAAGCGGAAGACCGGTCATTCAGCAAAGAAGGGAAGGGGATAA
- the LOC121234713 gene encoding DNA-(apurinic or apyrimidinic site) endonuclease isoform X1, with amino-acid sequence MKRFFKPVEKDGPSKKPSLSSEKEDGENRDISGEDKREPLKFLTWNANSFLLRVKNNCPEFTKFVTSFDPDVIAIQEVRMPAGGSKGAPKNPGELKDDTSSAREEKQILMRALSSLPFANYRVWWSLADSKYAGTALLVKKCCQPKKVFFNLDKTASKHEPDGRVILAEFDNFRLLNTYVPNNGWKEEVNSFVRRRKWDKRILEFVLQSSDKPLVWCGDLNVSHEEIDVSHPEFFSAAKLNGYVPPNKEVDCGQPGFTLAERMRFGTILKEGKLIDAYRFLHKEKNMECGFSWSGHPIGKYRGKRMRIDYFIVSEQLKDRIVACEMHGQGIELEGFYGSDHCPVTLELSQGCFNSKHDEVSA; translated from the exons ATGAAGCGCTTCTTTAAACCAGTGGAGAAGGACGGGCCATCGAAGAAACCCTCTCTTTCCTCTGAAAAGGAAGACGGTGAGAATAGAGACATATCAGGTGAGGACAAGAGAGAGCCGTTGAAGTTCTTGACCTGGAATGCCAATAGCTTTCTTCTCCGAGTCAAGAACAACTGCCCCGAGTTCACCAAGTTCGTGACAAGTTTCGATCCTGACGTCATTGCAATACAG GAAGTAAGGATGCCTGCGGGTGGTTCAAAGGGTGCACCGAAAAATCCAGGAGAACTAAAAGATGATACAAGCTCAGCACGTGAAGAAAAACAG attttgatgcgtGCCCTTTCAAGTCTGCCCTTTGCAAATTATCGTGTTTGGTGGTCTCTTGCAGATTCAAAGTATGCAGGAACTGCACTATTGGTAAAGAAGTGTTGCCAACCAAAAAAGGTCTTCTTCAATCTTGACAAAACAG CTTCAAAGCATGAACCAGATGGCCGGGTCATTTTAGCTGAATTCGACAACTTTCGCTTATTGAATACATATGTACCAAACAATGGTTGGAAAGAGGAGGTAAACTCATTTGTAAGGAGAAGGAAGTGGGATAAAAGGATATTGGAGTTTGTCCTTCAATCTTCAGATAAGCCTCTTGTATGGTGTGGTGATCTGAATGTTAG CCATGAAGAGATCGATGTGAGTCATCCAGAATTTTTCAGTGCAGCAAAGCTCAATGGTTATGTTCCTCCAAATAAAGAGGTG GACTGTGGGCAGCCTGGATTTACCTTGGCTGAAAGGATGCGTTTTGGCACTATATTGAAAGA GGGAAAGCTAATAGATGCATATAGATTCCTGCACAAGGAGAAGAACATGGAGTGTGGCTTCTCATGGTCTGGGCATCCCATTGGGAA ATATCGTGGAAAAAGGATGAGAATAGACTATTTCATAGTTTCAGAGCAACTCAAAGATAGGATTGTTGCATGTGAGATGCATGGGCAAGGGATTGAATTAGAAG GATTTTACGGCAGTGATCATTGCCCAGTTACACTCGAACTTTCACAGGGATGCTTCAATTCCAAGCATGATGAAGTTTCTGCATAA
- the LOC121234715 gene encoding CBBY-like protein — MASTALSLSLATFSSPTALFSNTKTFIAGLKSHERTLSSSFLATRTSFCQTLRSRPMSLRKGSRGVTCSAPSALPSALLFDCDGVLVDTEKDGHRISFNDTFKERELGVIWDVDLYGELLKIGGGKERMTAYFNKTGWPEKSPKGEEERKEFIASLHKRKTELFMALIEKKLLPLRPGVEKLIDQALQKGVKVAVCSTSNEKAVSAIVSCLLGPERAEKIKIFAGDVVPRKKPDPAIYVLAASTLGVDPSSCVVVEDSAIGLAAAKAAGMKCIVTKSGYTADEDFLNADAVFDCIGDPPEERFDLSFCGSLLEKQYVS, encoded by the exons ATGGCGTCGacggctctctctctttccttggCTACATTTTCTTCGCCAACAGCTTTGTTCTCTAACACGAAGACCTTCATTGCTGGCCTCAAGTCCCATGAAAGAACGTTATCGTCTTCATTTTTGGCAACCAGAACGAGTTTCTGTCAAACATTGAGAAGCAGGCCCATGAGCTTGAGAAAAGGTTCTAGGGGCGTTACTTGCTCGGCTCCTTCAGCTCTTCCATCGGCTCTTCTTTTTGACTGCGATGGCGTGCTCGTCGATACAGAGAAGGACGGGCATCGTATCTCTTTCAATGACACTTTCAAAGAA AGAGAATTGGGTGTTATCTGGGATGTAGACTTGTACGGGGAGTTGCTGAAGATTgggggaggaaaagaaag GATGACAGCCTACTTTAACAAGACAGGTTGGCCGGAAAAATCTCCAAAgggtgaagaagaaagaaaggagtTCATAGCTTCACTTCACAAGAGAAAGACAGAGCTGTTCATGGCCCTTATTGAGAAAAAACTGCTCCCTCTTCGGCCGGGTGTTGAAAA GCTGATTGATCAAGCTTTACAAAAAGGAGTCAAAGTTGCCGTGTGCAGCACTTCAAATGAGAAGGCG gtCTCTGCAATAGTATCATGTTTGTTGGGACCTGAGCGGGCAGAAAAAATCAAGATATTTGCAGGAGATGTGGTTCCCCGCAAAAAGCCTGATCCA GCCATCTATGTATTAGCAGCCAGCACTCTGGGTGTTGATCCTTCAAG CTGTGTTGTGGTAGAGGACAGTGCCATTGGCCTTGCAGCAGCCAAAGCCGCTGGAATGAAGTGTATCGTTACCAAGAGCGG TTACACAGCCGATGAAGACTTTTTAAATGCAGATGCAGTCTTTGACTGCATTGGAGATCCTCCAGAGGAGCGGTTTGACTTGTCATTCTGTGGAAGCCTTCTTGAGAAGCAATACGTTAGCTAG
- the LOC121234713 gene encoding DNA-(apurinic or apyrimidinic site) endonuclease isoform X3: MKRFFKPVEKDGPSKKPSLSSEKEDGENRDISGEDKREPLKFLTWNANSFLLRVKNNCPEFTKFVTSFDPDVIAIQEVRMPAGGSKGAPKNPGELKDDTSSAREEKQILMRALSSLPFANYRVWWSLADSKYAGTALLVKKCCQPKKVFFNLDKTASKHEPDGRVILAEFDNFRLLNTYVPNNGWKEEVNSFVRRRKWDKRILEFVLQSSDKPLVWCGDLNVSHEEIDVSHPEFFSAAKLNGYVPPNKEVDCGQPGFTLAERMRFGTILKEYRGKRMRIDYFIVSEQLKDRIVACEMHGQGIELEGFYGSDHCPVTLELSQGCFNSKHDEVSA; encoded by the exons ATGAAGCGCTTCTTTAAACCAGTGGAGAAGGACGGGCCATCGAAGAAACCCTCTCTTTCCTCTGAAAAGGAAGACGGTGAGAATAGAGACATATCAGGTGAGGACAAGAGAGAGCCGTTGAAGTTCTTGACCTGGAATGCCAATAGCTTTCTTCTCCGAGTCAAGAACAACTGCCCCGAGTTCACCAAGTTCGTGACAAGTTTCGATCCTGACGTCATTGCAATACAG GAAGTAAGGATGCCTGCGGGTGGTTCAAAGGGTGCACCGAAAAATCCAGGAGAACTAAAAGATGATACAAGCTCAGCACGTGAAGAAAAACAG attttgatgcgtGCCCTTTCAAGTCTGCCCTTTGCAAATTATCGTGTTTGGTGGTCTCTTGCAGATTCAAAGTATGCAGGAACTGCACTATTGGTAAAGAAGTGTTGCCAACCAAAAAAGGTCTTCTTCAATCTTGACAAAACAG CTTCAAAGCATGAACCAGATGGCCGGGTCATTTTAGCTGAATTCGACAACTTTCGCTTATTGAATACATATGTACCAAACAATGGTTGGAAAGAGGAGGTAAACTCATTTGTAAGGAGAAGGAAGTGGGATAAAAGGATATTGGAGTTTGTCCTTCAATCTTCAGATAAGCCTCTTGTATGGTGTGGTGATCTGAATGTTAG CCATGAAGAGATCGATGTGAGTCATCCAGAATTTTTCAGTGCAGCAAAGCTCAATGGTTATGTTCCTCCAAATAAAGAGGTG GACTGTGGGCAGCCTGGATTTACCTTGGCTGAAAGGATGCGTTTTGGCACTATATTGAAAGA ATATCGTGGAAAAAGGATGAGAATAGACTATTTCATAGTTTCAGAGCAACTCAAAGATAGGATTGTTGCATGTGAGATGCATGGGCAAGGGATTGAATTAGAAG GATTTTACGGCAGTGATCATTGCCCAGTTACACTCGAACTTTCACAGGGATGCTTCAATTCCAAGCATGATGAAGTTTCTGCATAA
- the LOC121234713 gene encoding DNA-(apurinic or apyrimidinic site) endonuclease isoform X4 yields MKRFFKPVEKDGPSKKPSLSSEKEDGENRDISGEDKREPLKFLTWNANSFLLRVKNNCPEFTKFVTSFDPDVIAIQEVRMPAGGSKGAPKNPGELKDDTSSAREEKQILMRALSSLPFANYRVWWSLADSKYAGTALLVKKCCQPKKVFFNLDKTASKHEPDGRVILAEFDNFRLLNTYVPNNGWKEEVNSFVRRRKWDKRILEFVLQSSDKPLVWCGDLNVSHEEIDVSHPEFFSAAKLNGYVPPNKEDCGQPGFTLAERMRFGTILKEYRGKRMRIDYFIVSEQLKDRIVACEMHGQGIELEGFYGSDHCPVTLELSQGCFNSKHDEVSA; encoded by the exons ATGAAGCGCTTCTTTAAACCAGTGGAGAAGGACGGGCCATCGAAGAAACCCTCTCTTTCCTCTGAAAAGGAAGACGGTGAGAATAGAGACATATCAGGTGAGGACAAGAGAGAGCCGTTGAAGTTCTTGACCTGGAATGCCAATAGCTTTCTTCTCCGAGTCAAGAACAACTGCCCCGAGTTCACCAAGTTCGTGACAAGTTTCGATCCTGACGTCATTGCAATACAG GAAGTAAGGATGCCTGCGGGTGGTTCAAAGGGTGCACCGAAAAATCCAGGAGAACTAAAAGATGATACAAGCTCAGCACGTGAAGAAAAACAG attttgatgcgtGCCCTTTCAAGTCTGCCCTTTGCAAATTATCGTGTTTGGTGGTCTCTTGCAGATTCAAAGTATGCAGGAACTGCACTATTGGTAAAGAAGTGTTGCCAACCAAAAAAGGTCTTCTTCAATCTTGACAAAACAG CTTCAAAGCATGAACCAGATGGCCGGGTCATTTTAGCTGAATTCGACAACTTTCGCTTATTGAATACATATGTACCAAACAATGGTTGGAAAGAGGAGGTAAACTCATTTGTAAGGAGAAGGAAGTGGGATAAAAGGATATTGGAGTTTGTCCTTCAATCTTCAGATAAGCCTCTTGTATGGTGTGGTGATCTGAATGTTAG CCATGAAGAGATCGATGTGAGTCATCCAGAATTTTTCAGTGCAGCAAAGCTCAATGGTTATGTTCCTCCAAATAAAGAG GACTGTGGGCAGCCTGGATTTACCTTGGCTGAAAGGATGCGTTTTGGCACTATATTGAAAGA ATATCGTGGAAAAAGGATGAGAATAGACTATTTCATAGTTTCAGAGCAACTCAAAGATAGGATTGTTGCATGTGAGATGCATGGGCAAGGGATTGAATTAGAAG GATTTTACGGCAGTGATCATTGCCCAGTTACACTCGAACTTTCACAGGGATGCTTCAATTCCAAGCATGATGAAGTTTCTGCATAA
- the LOC121234713 gene encoding DNA-(apurinic or apyrimidinic site) endonuclease isoform X2: protein MKRFFKPVEKDGPSKKPSLSSEKEDGENRDISGEDKREPLKFLTWNANSFLLRVKNNCPEFTKFVTSFDPDVIAIQEVRMPAGGSKGAPKNPGELKDDTSSAREEKQILMRALSSLPFANYRVWWSLADSKYAGTALLVKKCCQPKKVFFNLDKTASKHEPDGRVILAEFDNFRLLNTYVPNNGWKEEVNSFVRRRKWDKRILEFVLQSSDKPLVWCGDLNVSHEEIDVSHPEFFSAAKLNGYVPPNKEDCGQPGFTLAERMRFGTILKEGKLIDAYRFLHKEKNMECGFSWSGHPIGKYRGKRMRIDYFIVSEQLKDRIVACEMHGQGIELEGFYGSDHCPVTLELSQGCFNSKHDEVSA from the exons ATGAAGCGCTTCTTTAAACCAGTGGAGAAGGACGGGCCATCGAAGAAACCCTCTCTTTCCTCTGAAAAGGAAGACGGTGAGAATAGAGACATATCAGGTGAGGACAAGAGAGAGCCGTTGAAGTTCTTGACCTGGAATGCCAATAGCTTTCTTCTCCGAGTCAAGAACAACTGCCCCGAGTTCACCAAGTTCGTGACAAGTTTCGATCCTGACGTCATTGCAATACAG GAAGTAAGGATGCCTGCGGGTGGTTCAAAGGGTGCACCGAAAAATCCAGGAGAACTAAAAGATGATACAAGCTCAGCACGTGAAGAAAAACAG attttgatgcgtGCCCTTTCAAGTCTGCCCTTTGCAAATTATCGTGTTTGGTGGTCTCTTGCAGATTCAAAGTATGCAGGAACTGCACTATTGGTAAAGAAGTGTTGCCAACCAAAAAAGGTCTTCTTCAATCTTGACAAAACAG CTTCAAAGCATGAACCAGATGGCCGGGTCATTTTAGCTGAATTCGACAACTTTCGCTTATTGAATACATATGTACCAAACAATGGTTGGAAAGAGGAGGTAAACTCATTTGTAAGGAGAAGGAAGTGGGATAAAAGGATATTGGAGTTTGTCCTTCAATCTTCAGATAAGCCTCTTGTATGGTGTGGTGATCTGAATGTTAG CCATGAAGAGATCGATGTGAGTCATCCAGAATTTTTCAGTGCAGCAAAGCTCAATGGTTATGTTCCTCCAAATAAAGAG GACTGTGGGCAGCCTGGATTTACCTTGGCTGAAAGGATGCGTTTTGGCACTATATTGAAAGA GGGAAAGCTAATAGATGCATATAGATTCCTGCACAAGGAGAAGAACATGGAGTGTGGCTTCTCATGGTCTGGGCATCCCATTGGGAA ATATCGTGGAAAAAGGATGAGAATAGACTATTTCATAGTTTCAGAGCAACTCAAAGATAGGATTGTTGCATGTGAGATGCATGGGCAAGGGATTGAATTAGAAG GATTTTACGGCAGTGATCATTGCCCAGTTACACTCGAACTTTCACAGGGATGCTTCAATTCCAAGCATGATGAAGTTTCTGCATAA